AATTTATAGATGATAATAAAGAAATACTGGATAGTAAACTCACATTTGATGAGTTTTTTGGAATAACGGAAAACTCTCCAATAAGTCTTCTTTATTGTGATTTGAGTTTTATTATTCCCTATATGAATGTAGCAAGTCGTGAAATATTATTTAAAATAGAAAAACTTTTACCTGTAAGGGTGAATTCAATTGTGGGGTCATTCATAGATATATTTCATAAAGTACCAGCTCAACAGCGAAGAATTTTATCGAATGATAAAAATTTAATAAAAATTTAATTTCTTAGTGCTCTTTCTATCAACTCTTCTGGTTTCATTGTCTCAATTTCTTGCATTTCTTCTTGAAGAGTTTTTTGGACTTCGATCTTAAGTTGTTTGAGAATTACAGTTTTTACCGCATTTTGAATATACTTTTTAAAATCATCAGTTAAGAATGGAATTTCTACTTTTATTGCATTGGTTACTTGAGTAGGATTTTTTTGAATATCATCTTGAATTTTTTCTATTTTGATTTGTGAACAAGATTTTAGGGTTTGAGAGATAAATTGAAATACTTCAGTCCATTCTTTACTTAATTTTTCATTCCAAGATCTACCAAAAAATTGCGAAAATGTTTTTAAAATTGAGTTCATCCCGTAGTCAAAGTAACTCGCTTCAATTTTATAGCTAATTAAATTTTGACTAATTTTTTGAAGGTATGTACTCAATAAATCTGGTTTGTCTAGATAGTCAACTATATTAATTAAAAAGTTAAGAAATGACTCTTTTAACAAAACTGATTCATCTTGAAAGTATGTTTCTTTAATCATTGGGTAATCGTGGTATATATTTTCAAAAAATCTATTAATTATTTGTCCACCAATTGGTTTTGCTATTTCAAAAGATTCTTTTATTAAAGTAATATCAATACTCATTTTTAATTCCTCTGTAAAATTAAAGAATAGGCTTCTTATATAAACTAATCATTTACTATATTAAAAGTGAGGGAATAAAATTCACTGTTTAAAGAATTGGCATAAAGTTAATTTATATTTAAATAAACGACGATTTTACTAAGGTTAAATAATATTATCAAATAAACTGATGCGTTAACTTGATAATTGGTTAATATTTTATATAATTTTGGGAAAATTTTTAGATGACTAAAACTAATTAAATTAAAGATTTAACGTTGATGGAATATTTTGACGAATGTCAAGAAATTTTGGATTAGTTATACAAAATATTGCCTATATAGAAGAAATGGATTTGAGAAAGAAGTTTGCGCCCAGATGTGGATAATTTATTTGAGTCGATAGCAAAAATATATCGAAACAAATGCGTGGATTTAATCTTACCGGCATGGGTGAAGATGGCAAAGAAGGGGCTCAAGCCATCAAATCTGTGCAAGGACATGTTATTATTCAAGATGAAATGTCATCAACAGTATGGGGTATGTCAGCAGAGGTATTTGGT
This region of Spirobacillus cienkowskii genomic DNA includes:
- a CDS encoding chemotaxis protein CheB — protein: MRGFNLTGMGEDGKEGAQAIKSVQGHVIIQDEMSSTVWGMSAEVFGVGAYDRMENLDECAKYLVQLIQ
- a CDS encoding globin domain-containing protein — encoded protein: MSIDITLIKESFEIAKPIGGQIINRFFENIYHDYPMIKETYFQDESVLLKESFLNFLINIVDYLDKPDLLSTYLQKISQNLISYKIEASYFDYGMNSILKTFSQFFGRSWNEKLSKEWTEVFQFISQTLKSCSQIKIEKIQDDIQKNPTQVTNAIKVEIPFLTDDFKKYIQNAVKTVILKQLKIEVQKTLQEEMQEIETMKPEELIERALRN